Proteins encoded by one window of Chryseobacterium sp. POL2:
- a CDS encoding MarR family winged helix-turn-helix transcriptional regulator, giving the protein MNYLLIKEIINLVEEFETETKNNPVFEASIHGFKSWISKNNNTIVTEPTWVGKETGRSAESYINTLIVHLNRYAKSYSKSAIIGSGFSTQEDFIYLINLKAFGEMSKIDLIKKNVHEKPVGMQIINRLISQGWIEQRNSKTDKRSKVISITKTGLQSLENIMDKIRQATTIVTGNLSQNEKMELIRLLDKLDNFHQNIYDKNIETENLLEEAFKNLNK; this is encoded by the coding sequence ATGAATTATCTTTTAATCAAAGAGATCATAAATTTAGTTGAGGAATTTGAGACTGAAACAAAAAACAATCCTGTTTTTGAAGCATCTATTCATGGTTTTAAAAGCTGGATATCGAAAAATAATAACACTATCGTTACTGAACCCACTTGGGTAGGAAAAGAAACGGGAAGAAGTGCGGAAAGTTATATTAATACTTTGATTGTTCATCTGAACAGATATGCGAAAAGCTATTCCAAGTCTGCCATTATTGGGTCGGGTTTTTCTACGCAGGAAGATTTCATTTATCTTATTAATTTAAAAGCATTTGGCGAAATGTCAAAAATAGATTTAATAAAAAAAAATGTACATGAAAAACCCGTCGGAATGCAGATTATCAATCGTTTGATAAGTCAGGGTTGGATTGAACAACGGAATTCTAAAACGGATAAACGCAGCAAAGTGATTTCCATTACGAAAACAGGTCTTCAATCCTTAGAAAACATTATGGATAAAATACGGCAAGCAACTACCATCGTTACTGGAAATTTATCGCAAAATGAAAAAATGGAATTAATACGCTTACTCGATAAGCTTGATAATTTCCATCAAAACATTTATGATAAAAATATTGAAACAGAGAATTTATTGGAAGAAGCGTTTAAAAATTTAAACAAATGA
- a CDS encoding sterol desaturase family protein — protein MEILIVILVFTLMEGATWLIHKYIMHGFLWILHRDHHDHSNEGDLEKNDWFFVIFAVPTIALMYFGSLENFNYLFFIGLGIMLYGMAYFFVHDIFIHQRIKFFTHTKISYFLALRRAHKQHHKHLGKEEGECFGFLYVPFKYLKMYLKSAKS, from the coding sequence ATGGAAATATTAATTGTAATACTTGTTTTTACGCTTATGGAAGGAGCCACTTGGCTTATTCACAAATATATTATGCACGGATTTTTATGGATTTTACACCGAGATCATCATGACCACAGCAACGAAGGTGATTTAGAAAAAAACGATTGGTTTTTTGTCATTTTTGCAGTGCCCACTATTGCGTTGATGTATTTTGGATCATTAGAAAATTTCAATTATTTATTTTTTATAGGGTTGGGTATTATGCTCTACGGAATGGCTTACTTTTTTGTGCATGATATTTTTATTCATCAACGGATAAAGTTTTTCACACACACCAAAATCTCTTATTTTTTAGCACTTCGCAGGGCTCACAAACAACATCACAAACATTTAGGAAAAGAAGAAGGCGAATGTTTTGGATTTTTATATGTGCCTTTTAAGTATTTAAAAATGTATTTAAAATCGGCGAAATCATGA
- a CDS encoding phytoene/squalene synthase family protein, translated as MKQLFDELSYSVSKITTQKYSTSFSLGILALKPSIRNAIYAIYGYVRLADEIVDSFHEYDKEKLLKRLRMETQNALEEKISLNPILQSFQEIVHKYHIDPVLITQFLNSMEMDLQKIDYNSELYHDYIFGSAEVVGLMCLQVFTEGKKEKFEELKPYAMKLGSAFQKINFLRDLKDDYQILGRTYFPNVDMGVFDNCIKCQIEKEIEEEFKEALIGIKKLPNSSMFGVYLAYKYYISLFKKIKSKTSSEILNKRIRVSNSQKVFVAFKSYVRYKVAIL; from the coding sequence ATGAAACAACTATTTGACGAACTTTCTTACTCAGTAAGTAAGATAACAACGCAGAAATACAGTACGAGTTTTTCTTTGGGAATTTTGGCATTAAAACCTTCGATCCGCAACGCTATTTATGCAATTTATGGCTATGTGAGATTGGCTGATGAAATTGTAGATAGTTTTCATGAATATGATAAAGAAAAATTGCTAAAAAGACTGAGAATGGAAACTCAAAACGCCTTAGAAGAAAAGATCTCACTTAATCCAATTTTACAATCTTTTCAGGAAATAGTGCATAAGTATCATATTGATCCCGTTCTTATCACTCAATTTCTCAATAGTATGGAAATGGATTTACAAAAAATTGATTACAATTCAGAATTGTACCACGACTATATTTTTGGTTCTGCTGAAGTTGTAGGCTTGATGTGTTTACAGGTTTTTACCGAAGGAAAAAAAGAGAAATTTGAAGAGCTAAAACCTTATGCAATGAAATTAGGCTCTGCTTTTCAGAAGATAAATTTTCTAAGAGATCTAAAAGATGATTATCAAATTTTAGGCAGAACCTATTTTCCCAATGTTGATATGGGTGTGTTTGATAATTGCATAAAGTGTCAAATTGAAAAAGAAATAGAAGAAGAATTTAAAGAAGCATTAATTGGCATCAAAAAACTTCCAAATTCGTCTATGTTCGGTGTGTATTTGGCGTATAAGTATTACATCTCCTTGTTTAAAAAAATCAAAAGCAAAACTTCCTCAGAAATATTAAATAAGCGGATTAGAGTGTCCAATTCCCAAAAAGTTTTTGTTGCTTTTAAAAGTTATGTACGTTATAAAGTAGCCATTTTATAA
- a CDS encoding SRPBCC family protein → MKHELYREQQLNCDLQTAWDFFSSPMNLPKITPKDMAFTVLSEQKTNKIFEGMIIDYTVSPLLGIPLKWKTRITEVIPNKSFTDFQEKGPYKLWNHRHEFIPNEKGVLMIDKVDYELPFGLLGNLAHRLFVKKKLDKIFNYRFHILEKLFNKK, encoded by the coding sequence ATGAAACATGAATTATACAGAGAGCAACAATTGAATTGTGATTTACAAACCGCTTGGGATTTTTTTTCATCACCGATGAATTTACCAAAAATAACTCCAAAAGATATGGCATTTACCGTGTTATCTGAACAAAAAACAAATAAAATATTTGAAGGAATGATAATCGATTACACTGTTTCACCATTGCTTGGCATTCCCTTGAAATGGAAAACAAGAATTACCGAGGTAATTCCTAATAAGAGTTTTACGGATTTTCAGGAAAAAGGGCCTTACAAATTATGGAACCATCGCCACGAATTTATACCCAACGAAAAAGGTGTGTTAATGATAGATAAAGTCGATTATGAATTGCCTTTCGGACTTTTAGGAAATCTTGCTCACCGTTTATTTGTAAAAAAGAAATTAGATAAGATATTTAATTACCGTTTTCATATTTTAGAAAAACTATTCAACAAAAAATAA
- a CDS encoding phytoene desaturase family protein, with product MKKKVAIIGSGFSGLSAAAYTAKAGYEVHVFEKHNQPGGRARQFTTEEGFVFDMGPSWYWMSDIMEDFFADFGYQTSDFFDLISLNPQFEMIFSDEKMSIPENFEELKILFEKTEKGAGVQLEKFMQSAKYKYEVGMQDFVTKPCHSWLEFVSPKIAKSALKLDLLTNFRSYVGKYFKDEKLRTLMEFPVIFLGASPQNIPALYSLMNYGGYALGTHYPMGGFYQLVLAMQQVAEKQGVIFHFNKTVEKINTNNNKITSLQINGENIAFDTVIASSDYHHTETLLDESLRNYTQKYWQSRTFAPSSLIFYLGINEKIPHLKHHTLFFENDLDEHIDCIYGEKRWPKNPLFYVCCPSKTDDSVAPKGKENLFLLMPLAIDMHDNKAIREKYLREMLSRIEKHTGINALASKIEYQKSYCVNDFVQDYNAYGGNAYGLANTLHQTAVLKPKMKNKKLNNLFYTGQLTVPGPGVPPSIISGKIVANEATKFKK from the coding sequence ATGAAAAAAAAGGTAGCTATAATAGGTTCAGGATTTTCAGGATTATCGGCCGCTGCTTATACAGCAAAAGCAGGCTATGAAGTCCATGTGTTTGAAAAGCACAATCAACCTGGGGGTAGAGCAAGACAATTCACCACAGAAGAAGGATTTGTGTTTGACATGGGCCCCAGTTGGTATTGGATGTCTGATATTATGGAAGATTTTTTTGCTGATTTCGGCTACCAAACTTCTGATTTTTTTGATCTGATTTCCTTAAACCCTCAGTTTGAAATGATTTTTTCCGATGAAAAAATGAGTATTCCTGAAAATTTCGAAGAGCTAAAAATCCTGTTTGAAAAAACCGAAAAAGGCGCTGGAGTTCAATTGGAGAAATTTATGCAATCGGCAAAGTACAAATACGAAGTTGGAATGCAGGATTTTGTTACAAAACCTTGCCACAGTTGGTTAGAATTTGTATCGCCTAAAATTGCTAAAAGCGCATTGAAGCTAGATTTACTGACAAATTTTAGAAGCTATGTCGGCAAATATTTTAAAGATGAAAAATTAAGAACGCTGATGGAATTCCCTGTTATTTTCTTAGGTGCTTCGCCCCAAAATATTCCTGCTTTGTATAGTTTGATGAATTATGGCGGTTATGCGTTAGGAACTCATTATCCGATGGGAGGATTTTATCAATTAGTATTAGCGATGCAGCAGGTAGCAGAAAAGCAAGGAGTTATCTTTCACTTTAATAAAACGGTTGAGAAAATCAATACAAACAATAACAAAATAACTTCTTTGCAAATAAACGGTGAAAATATAGCTTTTGATACCGTGATAGCTTCTTCAGATTATCATCACACCGAAACGCTTTTAGATGAAAGTTTAAGAAATTACACACAAAAATATTGGCAGAGTAGAACTTTTGCCCCCTCCAGTTTAATATTCTACTTAGGGATTAACGAAAAAATCCCTCACCTCAAGCATCATACACTATTTTTTGAAAACGATTTAGACGAGCATATTGATTGTATTTATGGAGAAAAAAGATGGCCCAAAAATCCCCTATTCTATGTTTGTTGTCCATCTAAAACAGATGATAGTGTTGCTCCTAAAGGAAAAGAAAACTTGTTTTTGTTGATGCCTTTGGCTATAGACATGCACGACAATAAAGCCATTAGGGAGAAGTATTTGAGAGAGATGCTTTCGAGAATTGAAAAACATACAGGAATTAATGCTTTGGCTTCCAAAATTGAGTACCAGAAAAGTTATTGCGTAAACGACTTTGTGCAAGATTATAATGCCTACGGCGGGAACGCGTATGGCTTGGCAAATACGTTGCATCAAACAGCGGTTTTGAAGCCAAAAATGAAAAATAAAAAGTTGAACAACCTTTTTTATACTGGTCAGTTGACTGTTCCTGGCCCTGGCGTTCCACCATCAATTATTTCGGGGAAGATTGTAGCAAACGAAGCAACCAAATTTAAGAAATGA